CGACGTGTCGGCGGCCCGACACCCGCACCTGGCGCGGAGTCGAGCCGGAACCGACGACCCAGGGTAACAGCGGCGCGGCGGGCCGAGGAAATCGTCGTCCACAGGCCCCATACGTCGGTGCCGTCCGGGTACTGCGCCCGGCGACGCACCCGAGATGAACCCCGAGACCAGGAGGTCCCACGATGAGCCAGGACACCCCGCGAGACGAGCGCCAGAAGCTGGTCGAGCTGATCAAGGACAGCCGGATCGCGATGCTCACCACCCGCAACGAGCAGGGCCGCCTGACCAGCCGGCCGATGGCCACCCAGGACGTGGAGACCGACGGCGACCTCTGGTTCATCACCGAGCGTTCCTCCGACAAGGCCGCCGAGATCCGGCGCGACCCCGAGGTCAACGTGGCCTACTCCTCACGCGACTCCTGGGTGTCGCTGGCCGGCCGCGCCGAGGTCGTCGACGACACCGAGAAGCTCACGGAGCTGTGGGGCACGTTCACCGACGCGTGGATGCAGGGCGGCCCGGACAACCCGGAGAACGTCTTGGTCAAGGTCACCGCCGAGTCGGCGGAGTTCTGGGACTCACCGGGCACGAAGGTCACCCAGGTGGTCAACCTGGTGAAGGCCAAGGTCACCGGGGAGCGCTTCGAGGGCGTCAACGAGACCGTCGAGCTCTGAGCGCCCGGAGCTCGACCGGCTACAGCCGCTCGAGCGCCTCACGCATGCCGCGCTCCGCCTCGTCGCCGAGCCTGGTGAAGAACGGGCGCAGCAGGAGGCCGAGCACCGGGGTGAGCACGCCGAAGTCGAAGTCGGCGGAGTAGCGCACCTCGGTGCCGCCGGTCGTGGTGGGGGTGAAGGTCATCGTGTCGAGGGCCTTGACCGTCTTGTTCTGCCCGCGCAGCGCGATCTTCTGGTTCTGCTCGCGCTCCACGACCGTGTAGGTCAGCTCGGTCTCGCGGCCGGCGAACTTCGAGGTGTTGCGGTAGCGCGTGCCCGGGCCGCCGTCGCCGGAGACCCGGACGGTCTCCACGGTCCCGGGGTCCCACTCGGTGGTGGTGGTGAAGTCGGCGAGGTAGGCGAAGACCCGCTCGACCGGCTTGTCGGTGGTCACGGTTCGTTCCAGGCGCATGCCGCCAGCGTAGGGAGGCACCGCAACTGCCTAGGCTGGACCCATGGTCAAGCTCAGGATCGGTGCCCACGTCGCCCAGGCCGACCCCGTCGCGGAGGCGCAGGCCCGTGGCGCGGACCTCGTGCAGTTCTTCCTCGGGAACCCGCAGGGCTACAAGGGCCCCGAGGTGGAGTACGCCGGCGGCGCGGACGCGCTGCGCGAGGCGGCCCTCGAGGCCGGCGTCGACCTCTACGTGCACGCGCCGTACATCA
The DNA window shown above is from Nocardioides mesophilus and carries:
- a CDS encoding pyridoxamine 5'-phosphate oxidase family protein, producing MSQDTPRDERQKLVELIKDSRIAMLTTRNEQGRLTSRPMATQDVETDGDLWFITERSSDKAAEIRRDPEVNVAYSSRDSWVSLAGRAEVVDDTEKLTELWGTFTDAWMQGGPDNPENVLVKVTAESAEFWDSPGTKVTQVVNLVKAKVTGERFEGVNETVEL
- a CDS encoding SRPBCC family protein — its product is MRLERTVTTDKPVERVFAYLADFTTTTEWDPGTVETVRVSGDGGPGTRYRNTSKFAGRETELTYTVVEREQNQKIALRGQNKTVKALDTMTFTPTTTGGTEVRYSADFDFGVLTPVLGLLLRPFFTRLGDEAERGMREALERL